One genomic window of Sarcophilus harrisii chromosome X, mSarHar1.11, whole genome shotgun sequence includes the following:
- the RBMX gene encoding RNA-binding motif protein, X chromosome isoform X1, with protein sequence MPSGRLSLHSPQLEYNKTRMVEADRPGKLFVGGLNTETNEKALEAVFGKYGRIVEVLLMKDRETSKSRGFAFITFESPADAKDAARDMNGKLLDGKSIKVEQATKPTFESGGRRGPPPPPRSRGPPRGLRGGGRGGSGGGTRGPPSRGGHMDDSGYSLNFNMGSSRGPLPVKRGPPPRSGGGPPPKRSAPSGPVRSSSGMGGRAPVSRGRDNYGGPPRRDPMPSRRDVYMSPRDDGYNTKDSYSSRDYQSSRDNRDYAPPPRDYAYRDYGHSSSRDDYQSRGYSDRDGYGGRDRDYSDHPSGGSYRDSYESYGNSRSAPPARGPPPSYGGSSRYDDYSRDGYGGSRESYSSSRSDIYSSGRGDRVGRQDRGLPPSMDRGYPPPRDSYSSSSRGAPRGGRGGSRSDRGGGRSRY encoded by the exons ATGCCCAGCGGGAGGCTTTCGCTGCATTCCCCCCAGTTAG AATATAACAAAACCAGAATGGTTGAAGCAGATCGTCCGGGGAAACTGTTCGTAGGTGGACTAAATACTGAAACAAATGAGAAGGCTCTTGAAGCTGTATTTGGGAAATATGGGCGAATAGTGGAAG TACTGCTGATGAAAGACAGGGAAACCAGCAAATCGAGGGGGTTTGCTTTTATTACTTTTGAAAGCCCTGCTGATGCAAAGGATGCTGCCAGAGACATGAATGGGAAG ctcctgGATGGAAAATCAATTAAAGTTGAACAAGCTACTAAGCCAACCTTTGAAAGTGGTGGTAGACGAGGGCCACCACCTCCACCAAGAAGCAGAGGCCCTCCAAGAGGCcttagaggaggaggaagaggaggaagtggTGGAGGAACAAGAGGACCACCCTCACGTGGAGGACATATGG ACGATAGCGGATATTCTCTTAACTTCAACATGGGGTCTTCCAGGGGACCTCTTCCAGTAAAAAGAGGCCCACCACCACGTAGTGGTGGGGGTCCTCCGCCTAAAAGATCTGCACCTTCAGGGCCAGTGCGCAGCAGTAGTGGAATGGGAGGAAGAG CTCCAGTGTCACGTGGGAGAGACAACTATGGAGGTCCACCCCGAAGGGACCCAATGCCATCCAGAAGAGATGTTTATATGTCACCAAGAGATGATGGTTATAATACTAAGGACAG CTATTCAAGCAGAGATTATCAAAGTTCGCGAGACAACAGAGATTATGCTCCACCTCCAAGAGATTATGCTTACCGTGATTATGGTCATTCCAGTTCACGTGACGATTATCAATCTAGAGGCTACAG TGATCGTGATGGCTATGGTGGTCGTGATAGAGACTATTCAGATCACCCCAGTGGAGGTTCCTATAGAGATTCGTATGAGAGTTATG GTAACTCACGTAGTGCTCCACCTGCTCGAGGGCCCCCTCCATCTTATGGTGGAAGCAGTCGCTATGATGATTACAGCAGAGATGGATATGGTGGAAGCAGAGAAAGTTACTCAAGCAGCCGAAGTGATATCTACTCAAGTGGTCGAGGAGATCGTGTCGGTCGACAAGATAGAGGGCTTCCGCCTTCTATGGATAGGGGATACCCTCCTCCACGTGATTCATACAGCAGCTCAAGCCGCGGAGCACCAAGAGGTGGCCGTGGAGGAAGCCGGTCTGATAGAGGAGGAGGCAGAAgcagatattaa
- the RBMX gene encoding RNA-binding motif protein, X chromosome isoform X2: MVEADRPGKLFVGGLNTETNEKALEAVFGKYGRIVEVLLMKDRETSKSRGFAFITFESPADAKDAARDMNGKLLDGKSIKVEQATKPTFESGGRRGPPPPPRSRGPPRGLRGGGRGGSGGGTRGPPSRGGHMDDSGYSLNFNMGSSRGPLPVKRGPPPRSGGGPPPKRSAPSGPVRSSSGMGGRAPVSRGRDNYGGPPRRDPMPSRRDVYMSPRDDGYNTKDSYSSRDYQSSRDNRDYAPPPRDYAYRDYGHSSSRDDYQSRGYSDRDGYGGRDRDYSDHPSGGSYRDSYESYGNSRSAPPARGPPPSYGGSSRYDDYSRDGYGGSRESYSSSRSDIYSSGRGDRVGRQDRGLPPSMDRGYPPPRDSYSSSSRGAPRGGRGGSRSDRGGGRSRY; encoded by the exons ATGGTTGAAGCAGATCGTCCGGGGAAACTGTTCGTAGGTGGACTAAATACTGAAACAAATGAGAAGGCTCTTGAAGCTGTATTTGGGAAATATGGGCGAATAGTGGAAG TACTGCTGATGAAAGACAGGGAAACCAGCAAATCGAGGGGGTTTGCTTTTATTACTTTTGAAAGCCCTGCTGATGCAAAGGATGCTGCCAGAGACATGAATGGGAAG ctcctgGATGGAAAATCAATTAAAGTTGAACAAGCTACTAAGCCAACCTTTGAAAGTGGTGGTAGACGAGGGCCACCACCTCCACCAAGAAGCAGAGGCCCTCCAAGAGGCcttagaggaggaggaagaggaggaagtggTGGAGGAACAAGAGGACCACCCTCACGTGGAGGACATATGG ACGATAGCGGATATTCTCTTAACTTCAACATGGGGTCTTCCAGGGGACCTCTTCCAGTAAAAAGAGGCCCACCACCACGTAGTGGTGGGGGTCCTCCGCCTAAAAGATCTGCACCTTCAGGGCCAGTGCGCAGCAGTAGTGGAATGGGAGGAAGAG CTCCAGTGTCACGTGGGAGAGACAACTATGGAGGTCCACCCCGAAGGGACCCAATGCCATCCAGAAGAGATGTTTATATGTCACCAAGAGATGATGGTTATAATACTAAGGACAG CTATTCAAGCAGAGATTATCAAAGTTCGCGAGACAACAGAGATTATGCTCCACCTCCAAGAGATTATGCTTACCGTGATTATGGTCATTCCAGTTCACGTGACGATTATCAATCTAGAGGCTACAG TGATCGTGATGGCTATGGTGGTCGTGATAGAGACTATTCAGATCACCCCAGTGGAGGTTCCTATAGAGATTCGTATGAGAGTTATG GTAACTCACGTAGTGCTCCACCTGCTCGAGGGCCCCCTCCATCTTATGGTGGAAGCAGTCGCTATGATGATTACAGCAGAGATGGATATGGTGGAAGCAGAGAAAGTTACTCAAGCAGCCGAAGTGATATCTACTCAAGTGGTCGAGGAGATCGTGTCGGTCGACAAGATAGAGGGCTTCCGCCTTCTATGGATAGGGGATACCCTCCTCCACGTGATTCATACAGCAGCTCAAGCCGCGGAGCACCAAGAGGTGGCCGTGGAGGAAGCCGGTCTGATAGAGGAGGAGGCAGAAgcagatattaa